The Sphingomonas sanguinis nucleotide sequence CAAGGCCAACCGCACCAGCGCATCCAGCGACGCCCCGGCCCCCAATTCCTCTTCCGCCGCCGCCACGGCCGCATTGGCCTCGGCGGGTCGGAAGCCCAGGTTGAGCAGCGCCGACACCGCATCCGCGCCTGCCCCGGCCGACGCGGCCACCCCGCCGCCCGAACCGGGCGCGAGCACGATGCCGCCGACCTTGTCCTTCAACTCCATCACGATCCGCTGGGCGAGCTTCGGCCCCACGCCGTTTGCCCGCGCGACCATCGCCTTATCGCCGCTGGCGATCGCCCGCATCAGATCGGCAGGCTCCAGCGCGGACAGGATCGCCAGCGCCACGCGCGAACCCACCCCCTGCACGCCGGTCAGCAACCGGAACCAGTCACGCTCGTCCGCGCTGGCGAAACCGACGAGGCGGATCGAATCCTCGGACACCAGCATCTCGGTATGCAGCATCGCCGCTTCGCCCACCGGCCCGATGGACGACAAAGTGCGGGCCGAAGCGCCGACCAGATAGCCGACCCCGCCGACATCGATCACCGCATGGTCGATGCCGGTGGAGTCCAAACGTCCCTTGAGATGCGCGATCATGGGGATGGGTTAGAACAAAAGGGGGTGGACGTCACGGGGGTATCGCTGGGCGAGTCGCCTGGAACCTGCCCTCCCCCATCCCCTCCCGCTTGCGGGAGGGGTGCGTTACTGGGCTGTCGGCAAGCGCTGCCTCGAGGTGTTCCTGCAAGCGCCCTTTGGCACGCCCCTCCCGCAAGCGGGAGGGGATGGGGGAGGGCCTCACCGCCAGCGAGACGCCCCGTTAAACCGCCCCAACCCGCCGCGACATCGCCCGAGCACTCGCCAAGTGATGCGCATGCGTAATCGCCACCGCCAGCGCATCGGCCGCGTCCGGCCCGGTCAGCTTCACCCCCGGCAGCAAATGCCCGACCATGGCCTGCACCTGCTTCTTGTCTGCGCCGCCGGTGCCGACGGTCGCCTTCTTGACGATGCTGGGGTGATATTCGCCGACGATCAGCCCGGCCTGCGCCGCCGATAGCAGGACGATGCCGCGCGCCTGACCCAGCTTTAGCGTCGATTGCGCGTTGCTGTTGCCCAGCACCTCTTCCACCGCCGCCCCGTCGGGCTGTTGCTGGCGGATCACGTCGTACAGCGCGGCGTGCAGATTCGCGAGGCGGCGCGGCAGCGGCATCGACGGCTCGGTTTTGATCTGGCCGTTGGCGACGTGGCGCAGGCGGTTGCCCTCCACCGCGATCACCCCCCAGCCGGTGGTGCCGAGACCAGGGTCGAGCCCGAGGATGATGGCGGGGGGTGGGGTCATTTCGGGCTTTCGGCGGGGAGCGTCATTCGTGCAGCTTTGCCCCTCCACCACCGGGCTTCGCCCGGCGGCCCCCCTCCCCAAGCATCGCTTGGGGAGGAACGGGGTTTAGCCCAGCTTTTCCATCACTTCGTCGGAGACTTCGTAATTGCCCCAGACGGTCTGGACGTCGTCGTCATCGTCCAGCGTATCGATCAGCTTGAACAGCGTCGCCGCCGCCGCTTCGTCGACCGAGACCATGGTCTGCGGACGCCAGGCGAGCTTGGCGCCTTCGGCCTCACCCAGCACCGGCTCCAGCGCCTTGGCGACTTCGTGAAGATCACCCTGCGCGGTCCAGATTTCGTGGCCATCCTCCGACGAGGTCACATCCTCCGCCCCCGCTTCCAAGGCCGCCTCGAACACCTTTTCGGCGTCGCCCGCGCTGGCGGGATAGTTGATCAGGCCCATCCGGTCGAAGCCGTGGCTGACCGAGCCGCCCGCGCCCAGATTGCCGCCATTCTTCGACACCGCGGTGCGCACGTTCGTCGCGGTGCGGTTGCGATTGTCGGTCAGCGCCTCGATGATCAGGCTGACGCCGCCGGGGCCGAAGCCTTCATAGCGGACTTCTTCGTAATTCTCCCCGTCGCCGCGCGAGGCCTTGTCGATGGCGCGCGCGATATTGTCCTTGGGCATCGAGGCCGCCTTGGCCGCGTTGACCGCGGCGCGCAGACGCGGGTTCATGTCCGGGTCGGGCGTGCCCATCTTCGCCGCCACGGTGATTTCGCGGGAAAGCTTGGAAAATGCTGCCGAGCGCTTCTTATCCTGCGCGCCCTTGCGGTGCATGATGTTCTTGAATTTGCTGTGGCCTGCCATCGGTGCCTCTTGAGATGATCGGGCTCTTTACGACTGCCCAAGGGCCTTTGCCAACCCGTCGATCTTCGCCTCCAGCGTATCGAGCCGTTCGGTGACGGCGTTGTCCAGCTTGTGGTGCAGCCGCAATATGTCGATCTCGGCGCGCAAATTGGTGCGATAGTCGAGGCTCGCCGCCAGCCGGTCCTTCGCCGATTGCCGGTTCTGGCTCATCATGATGACCGGCGCCTGAATCGCCGCCAGCGTCGAGAGCATCAGGTTGAGGAAGATATACGGGTACGGATCGAACGCCATGCCGAAATGGCTGAGCACGTCCGAGTTGAGCAGCATCCACCCCAGCAGGATCACCGAAAAAGTGATGATGAAGCCCCAGCTGCCGCCGATCGCCGCCACCCGGTCCGCCAGCTTCTCGCCCCAGGTCGAGGTTTCGTCCGCGACATCGGCGGCGTCGCGCGCGCTGAGCTGGCCCGACTCGATATCGGCGATGACCTGGGCTTCCTCCTCGTCCAGTTCGTGCGCGGGCTTGCCGAGCGTGCGGCGGGCGATTTCGGCAGCGGTCGACAGGGCCATGGGCTTGGCGCTCCTCGTGAGGAATCAAATGCCTTGCTCCTTGGGGCGTTGATCGGCCAAACGCCAGTCATGACGGTACGCGTGGATATGGGAACCGATGAGCGCGGCTCGTCGGTGCCGATCGATCTTGAGGAACTGCTGGCGACCCGCCTGCTGGTGCAGGGCAATTCGGGGTCGGGAAAGTCGCATCTGCTGCGCCGCCTGCTGGAGAAATCGGCGGGCCAGGTGCAACAGGTGGTCATCGACCCCGAGGGCGATTTCGTCACCCTGTCCAAGGCTTACGGCCATGTCGTGATCGAGGCGGGCGACTATGCCGAGCGGGAGGTCGGGCGCTTCGCCTCGCGGATTCGCGAGCACCGCGCCTCGGTGGTGCTCAGCCTGGAGGGGCTGGAGATCGAGGGCCAGATGCGCTGCGCCGCGACGTTCCTCAACGCCCTGTTCGATGCGCCGCGCGAGCATTGGTATCCCGCGCTGGTCGTCGTCGACGAGGCACAGCTCTTCGCCCCCACCACCGGCGGCGAAGTGACCGAGGAAGTCCGCCGCGCCTCGCTGTCCGCGATGACCAATTTGATGTGTCGCGGGCGCAAGCGCGGGCTGGCGGGGGTGATCGCCACCCAGCGACTCGCCAAGCTCGCCAAGAATGTCGCGGCGGAGGCGTCCAACTTCCTGATGGGCCGCACCTTCCTCGACATCGACATGGCGCGCGCCGCCGATCTGCTCGGCATGGAGCGGCGACAGGCCGATTCGATCCGCGATCTGGCGCGCGGCACCTTCCTGGCGCTCGGCCCCGCCGTTTCGCGGCGGCCGATCACGGTGAAGATCGGCGCGGTGGAAACATCGGCGCGGTCGGGCAGCCCCAAGCTGACCCCCCTGCCCGACGCCCCGCCGCCGGACTTGCAGGAACTGCTCTTCGCGCCGGTCGAGGAAGCGCCGACCCTGCCCATGACCTTCGACCCGCGCCCGCGCCGGGTGCCCGCCGAAGAGCTGATGGCCGATCTCGGCCGCCCGCCCCTACCAACCACCGCCGCGCCGCCCGCGCCCGAGATGGACGAGGCCGAGGTCGAGGCGATCTACGAACAGGTGCTGCGCGCCATCGTCGAGGACCCCGAATCGACCTTCCGCCCCGCCTCTGTCCTGTTCCAGGATTTCCAGGTGCGCTGCCGGATGGCGGGCCTCGCCCGGCCGCCGCTCGACCTGAACGGCTTTGCGCGGCGACTGTCCTGCGCGCGGGCGGGGATTTTCGACGTCAACGATCCCGACTGGCAGGAAGCGCTGGCGCTGGCCGCGATGCTGCCCGACGACATGCTGGGCGCGTTCCTGTTGGTGGCACGGGCCGCGCGGGAGGGCCTGCCCTGCCCGCCGGATACCAAGATCGCCGAGACGTACGGGACCAGCTCGCTGGGCCGGGTGAAGCGGCTGATCGCCTATATCGAGAGCCGCGACCTGTTCGTGTGCCGTACCGACCTGACGGGCAAGCGGTCGATCACGATTCCGCGACTGGGGTGGACGACCCAGGCGGCGGAGATGGGGTGAGGGTTTCCCTTGGCCTTTGGCTTCGCTCAGGCGGAACGGATACAAGCGAATAGAATATCCGCAAATTCCGCCTCCACATCGAATGTTCAGCCATCGCAAATGTCAGGTCGACATCGCAATCCATAGCGCACGAAAACCAGTGAAGATCAATATCAGAACGCCTACCGCACCGGCCGTGGCAAAAACCCCGACGCCACACCAAAAGACATAGGGCCTGCCAGACCTCGTAATTGGCCGCACGGGTTGCCTCGAAGGGATTTCTTCATTCAGCCAAGCCGGAATGAGATGAAACGCGCTGACGAAGATCAAAGCCCCAGCTAAAAAGATACTTTGACGCAACGCTGCCACCCGCTTGGCTCGTTCCCATTCCATGATGACCGCAAGGCTTCAGAAAGTCCATTGGCGCGAACGATCACCGTGAAAAAGCGTTCAAAGCACCACCCCCGTTCAGCCTGAGCGAAGTCGAAGGCCACGCCCCACCGCCCGTCACAATCAAAAAGGGCGGAGGAGCCACCAGCCCCGCCGCCCTTCACATCTCCGAACCCGAAACCGGGATCAGATCATGCCCAGCGCTTTCATATACACTTCGAGGATCGCTTCCTCTTCCTGATACTCTTCGCGCTTCTTCTTGCGGATAGCCATGATCTTCTTGATCGCCTTAGGGTCGTACCCGCGCGCCTTGGCTTCGGCGAAGACATCCTTGATGTCGTCCGAAATACCCTTCTTCTCTTCTTCCAGCCGCTCGGCCCGCTCGATCAGCAGGCGCAGCTCGTCGGCCGTCACATTGCCGCTGCTGTCGAAATTCTCGTCCGCCATTCTTCCAACCCTTAAAAAATCCGGTTCGCTCCCAGGAACCCGCCGCCACGACTCGGCCCCCACCAAAGGGCAAGGTCGGTCCGGCGCGGATGTCGGGATCGCTGGCGGTCTAGGCGGTTCCGCGCCGTCGCTCAAGCGGGCGTTAACGGTTCTTCTTCACGCTTTCGGCCATGCGCGCCAGCTGCTCCGGCGTGGCCTCGGCCTGATGCTCGGCCTTCCACTGGTCATAGGGCATGCCGTAGATCGCGGCCCGCGCGGTCGCCTTGTCGACGCCCGCCGCCTCGCCCACCCAGTCGGACAGGCAGTTGCGGCAAAAGCCCGCCAGCCCCATCAGGTCGACATTCTGCGCATCCGTACGGTGGCGCAAATGCATCACCAGCCGAC carries:
- a CDS encoding YebC/PmpR family DNA-binding transcriptional regulator, translated to MAGHSKFKNIMHRKGAQDKKRSAAFSKLSREITVAAKMGTPDPDMNPRLRAAVNAAKAASMPKDNIARAIDKASRGDGENYEEVRYEGFGPGGVSLIIEALTDNRNRTATNVRTAVSKNGGNLGAGGSVSHGFDRMGLINYPASAGDAEKVFEAALEAGAEDVTSSEDGHEIWTAQGDLHEVAKALEPVLGEAEGAKLAWRPQTMVSVDEAAAATLFKLIDTLDDDDDVQTVWGNYEVSDEVMEKLG
- the ruvC gene encoding crossover junction endodeoxyribonuclease RuvC; translation: MTPPPAIILGLDPGLGTTGWGVIAVEGNRLRHVANGQIKTEPSMPLPRRLANLHAALYDVIRQQQPDGAAVEEVLGNSNAQSTLKLGQARGIVLLSAAQAGLIVGEYHPSIVKKATVGTGGADKKQVQAMVGHLLPGVKLTGPDAADALAVAITHAHHLASARAMSRRVGAV
- a CDS encoding DUF2312 domain-containing protein; the encoded protein is MADENFDSSGNVTADELRLLIERAERLEEEKKGISDDIKDVFAEAKARGYDPKAIKKIMAIRKKKREEYQEEEAILEVYMKALGMI
- a CDS encoding ATP-binding protein, with translation MTVRVDMGTDERGSSVPIDLEELLATRLLVQGNSGSGKSHLLRRLLEKSAGQVQQVVIDPEGDFVTLSKAYGHVVIEAGDYAEREVGRFASRIREHRASVVLSLEGLEIEGQMRCAATFLNALFDAPREHWYPALVVVDEAQLFAPTTGGEVTEEVRRASLSAMTNLMCRGRKRGLAGVIATQRLAKLAKNVAAEASNFLMGRTFLDIDMARAADLLGMERRQADSIRDLARGTFLALGPAVSRRPITVKIGAVETSARSGSPKLTPLPDAPPPDLQELLFAPVEEAPTLPMTFDPRPRRVPAEELMADLGRPPLPTTAAPPAPEMDEAEVEAIYEQVLRAIVEDPESTFRPASVLFQDFQVRCRMAGLARPPLDLNGFARRLSCARAGIFDVNDPDWQEALALAAMLPDDMLGAFLLVARAAREGLPCPPDTKIAETYGTSSLGRVKRLIAYIESRDLFVCRTDLTGKRSITIPRLGWTTQAAEMG
- a CDS encoding DUF1003 domain-containing protein translates to MALSTAAEIARRTLGKPAHELDEEEAQVIADIESGQLSARDAADVADETSTWGEKLADRVAAIGGSWGFIITFSVILLGWMLLNSDVLSHFGMAFDPYPYIFLNLMLSTLAAIQAPVIMMSQNRQSAKDRLAASLDYRTNLRAEIDILRLHHKLDNAVTERLDTLEAKIDGLAKALGQS
- the ruvA gene encoding Holliday junction branch migration protein RuvA, coding for MIAHLKGRLDSTGIDHAVIDVGGVGYLVGASARTLSSIGPVGEAAMLHTEMLVSEDSIRLVGFASADERDWFRLLTGVQGVGSRVALAILSALEPADLMRAIASGDKAMVARANGVGPKLAQRIVMELKDKVGGIVLAPGSGGGVAASAGAGADAVSALLNLGFRPAEANAAVAAAEEELGAGASLDALVRLALRKAAK
- a CDS encoding DUF1244 domain-containing protein, with product MSDTLDALNAIDDAAAAAAFRRLVMHLRHRTDAQNVDLMGLAGFCRNCLSDWVGEAAGVDKATARAAIYGMPYDQWKAEHQAEATPEQLARMAESVKKNR